From the Acinetobacter wanghuae genome, one window contains:
- a CDS encoding efflux RND transporter permease subunit has protein sequence MNFNLSEWALKNKGLVLYFMILLGIVGVFSYSKLAQSEDPPFTFKVMVIQSYWPGASAKEVSLQVTDRIEKELMTTGQYERIMAYSRPGESMVTFIAKDSLRSKDVADVWYTVRKKVNDIRHELPQGVQGPFFNDEFGDTFGNIYVLKDNDFDYATLKEYADRLQLQLQRVKDVAKVDLIGLQDQKIWIEISNTKASQLGVPITVIQQALQQQNAMSDAGYFETASDRIQVRVSGALNNVEELQKMPLNVNGKTIQLGDVAEVYRGFTDPAQPRMRFMGENGIGIAVSMRKNGDIIALGKNLEHEFSTLQKSLPLGMELQKVSDQPVAVKRSINEFMKVLAEAVIIVLLVSFFSLGFRTGLVVAFSIPLVLAMTFAGMNLFDVGLHKISLGALILALGLLVDDAIIAIEMMAIKMEEGFSRLQAAGHAWRTTAFPMLTGTLITAAGFLPIATAASSTGEYTRSIFQVVTIALLVSWIAAVIFVPYLGDKLLPDFNQDHIEKAKWYQRLWARLRKQPEPSPIVHHAGEHHDPYQTRFYQGFRHWVDVCVTYRKTVIAATVGIFVLSILMFKLVPQQFFPPSNRAEILVDLKLEEGASLKATEAAVKKVEAFLSTQEGIDNYVAYVGTGSPRFYLPLDQQLPQNSFAQFVVLASSLDDRNEIRENLSNKIRLLLPEVRTRVSLLENGPPVGYPLQFRVSGEDLNLVREWAHKVSAKVMDNPNTTNVHLDWGEPSKVIKLDIDQDRARLLGVTSRDLANFLNSSIAGAAIDQYREKRELIEIRLRGDQAERVDVGSLSSLAVPTSQGTSVSLAQIAKIEYSFEEGLIWHRNRLPTITVRADIRSDLQPATIVNQLTDELDQLRAQLPSGYLLEVGGTVEESARGQNSVNAGMPLFLAVVMTLLMIQLKSISRAFIVFLTAPLGIIGVVLFLLLFNKPFGFVAMLGTIALSGMIMRNSLILIDQIEQDILAGENTWDAILNATMRRCRPIVLTALAAVLAMIPLSRSIFFGPMAVAIMGGLIIATLLTLFFLPALYAQWFKVKKNANP, from the coding sequence ATGAACTTTAACCTGTCTGAATGGGCGCTGAAAAATAAAGGGCTTGTGCTTTATTTTATGATTTTGCTCGGCATTGTCGGTGTATTTTCTTATTCCAAATTGGCCCAAAGTGAAGATCCACCCTTTACTTTTAAAGTGATGGTGATTCAAAGCTATTGGCCGGGAGCAAGTGCCAAAGAGGTTTCGCTACAAGTTACCGATCGTATTGAAAAAGAATTGATGACCACGGGTCAGTATGAACGCATCATGGCGTATTCGCGTCCGGGTGAATCTATGGTGACCTTTATTGCCAAAGATTCTTTGCGCTCTAAAGATGTTGCCGATGTTTGGTATACCGTCCGTAAGAAGGTCAATGATATTCGGCATGAGTTACCGCAAGGGGTGCAAGGACCTTTCTTTAACGATGAATTTGGCGACACCTTTGGCAATATCTATGTCTTAAAAGACAATGATTTTGACTATGCCACCTTAAAAGAATATGCCGACCGATTACAGCTACAATTACAACGTGTCAAAGACGTGGCAAAAGTTGATCTGATCGGTTTACAAGATCAAAAAATTTGGATTGAAATTTCAAACACCAAAGCCAGTCAACTTGGCGTACCAATTACAGTCATTCAGCAAGCCTTACAGCAACAAAATGCCATGAGCGATGCAGGCTACTTTGAAACAGCATCTGATCGTATTCAAGTTCGGGTCAGTGGTGCGTTAAACAATGTTGAAGAACTGCAAAAAATGCCCCTGAACGTGAATGGTAAAACCATTCAATTGGGGGATGTGGCTGAAGTCTATCGTGGCTTTACCGATCCGGCCCAACCGCGTATGCGTTTTATGGGAGAGAATGGTATCGGGATTGCCGTTTCCATGCGTAAAAATGGCGACATTATTGCGCTCGGTAAAAATTTAGAACATGAATTTTCGACCTTACAAAAATCTTTGCCATTGGGTATGGAACTGCAAAAAGTTTCCGACCAACCTGTTGCCGTCAAACGTTCGATTAATGAATTTATGAAGGTGCTTGCAGAAGCGGTGATTATTGTTTTATTGGTCAGCTTCTTCTCACTGGGTTTTCGTACAGGTTTGGTCGTCGCATTTTCAATTCCATTGGTCTTAGCGATGACCTTTGCCGGCATGAATCTGTTTGATGTCGGACTGCATAAAATTTCCTTAGGCGCGCTGATTTTAGCGCTTGGACTGTTGGTCGATGATGCGATTATTGCCATTGAAATGATGGCCATTAAAATGGAAGAAGGCTTTAGTCGATTACAAGCGGCAGGGCATGCATGGCGAACCACTGCTTTTCCGATGTTGACCGGAACCTTGATTACCGCAGCAGGTTTTTTACCGATTGCGACAGCGGCTTCAAGTACAGGTGAATATACACGTTCCATTTTCCAAGTGGTCACCATTGCTTTACTGGTCTCTTGGATTGCAGCAGTCATCTTTGTACCGTATTTGGGTGACAAGTTATTACCTGATTTTAATCAAGATCATATTGAGAAAGCCAAATGGTACCAACGGCTTTGGGCACGTTTACGCAAGCAACCTGAACCATCACCGATTGTGCATCACGCAGGTGAACATCACGACCCATACCAAACCCGTTTTTACCAAGGTTTTCGCCATTGGGTCGATGTCTGTGTTACCTACCGTAAAACCGTGATTGCAGCGACAGTCGGTATATTTGTCCTCTCAATTCTGATGTTTAAATTGGTGCCACAGCAATTTTTCCCACCTTCGAATCGGGCAGAAATTCTAGTCGATTTAAAGTTGGAAGAGGGTGCATCGCTCAAAGCCACCGAAGCTGCGGTGAAAAAAGTTGAAGCCTTCTTATCGACGCAAGAAGGCATTGATAATTATGTGGCTTATGTGGGTACAGGTTCACCGCGTTTCTATTTACCGCTCGATCAACAATTACCACAAAACAGTTTTGCGCAGTTCGTGGTACTGGCATCCTCGCTCGATGATCGTAATGAGATTCGCGAAAATTTAAGTAATAAAATTCGACTGCTGTTGCCTGAAGTGCGTACCCGTGTGTCTTTACTCGAAAATGGTCCACCTGTGGGATATCCGCTGCAATTCCGTGTCTCAGGTGAAGATCTGAATTTAGTTCGTGAATGGGCACACAAAGTGTCCGCAAAAGTGATGGATAACCCGAATACCACCAATGTACATTTGGATTGGGGTGAGCCAAGCAAAGTGATTAAACTCGATATTGACCAAGATCGTGCCCGCTTATTAGGTGTGACGAGTCGTGATTTAGCCAATTTCCTAAATAGCTCGATTGCGGGTGCTGCGATTGATCAATATCGCGAAAAGCGTGAGCTGATTGAAATCCGTTTACGCGGTGATCAGGCAGAACGGGTAGATGTAGGATCACTCAGCAGCTTAGCAGTACCGACATCACAAGGGACGTCTGTATCTCTCGCGCAAATTGCCAAAATTGAATACAGCTTTGAAGAAGGTTTAATTTGGCATCGTAATCGTTTGCCGACGATTACCGTTCGTGCGGATATTCGGAGCGACTTGCAACCGGCAACTATTGTGAATCAATTAACGGATGAACTAGATCAATTACGTGCGCAATTACCAAGTGGCTATTTGCTTGAGGTGGGCGGTACGGTTGAAGAATCCGCACGAGGACAAAATTCAGTCAATGCTGGAATGCCATTATTTTTGGCTGTCGTCATGACTTTGCTGATGATTCAGCTTAAAAGTATCTCGCGCGCATTTATTGTGTTTTTAACTGCGCCACTTGGCATTATTGGTGTGGTCTTATTCTTGTTATTGTTCAATAAACCCTTCGGCTTTGTGGCAATGCTCGGGACGATTGCACTCTCTGGCATGATCATGCGTAATTCACTCATTTTAATTGATCAGATTGAGCAAGATATTTTGGCAGGGGAAAATACGTGGGATGCCATTTTGAATGCCACGATGCGCCGTTGCCGTCCAATTGTACTGACCGCTTTGGCTGCGGTACTTGCCATGATTCCACTGTCACGCAGTATTTTCTTCGGTCCAATGGCGGTCGCGATTATGGGTGGATTGATTATTGCGACACTATTAACGTTATTTTTCCTACCTGCATTGTATGCGCAGTGGTTTAAAGTGAAAAAAAACGCCAATCCGTGA
- a CDS encoding DMT family transporter → MKQLWIFPFVVLAGMGLSVEAGLLGPLGEEIGHMWATLGIFAVGSLLLTFGLIFGRPRLGLMFKQPRWQLTGGILGPIYVIALTIATPHIGVGLTMVGILLGQIATSLVIDHWGLLGSRKRRVDQYRIAALIAVLAALWLIQ, encoded by the coding sequence ATGAAGCAGTTATGGATCTTTCCATTCGTTGTGCTCGCCGGTATGGGGCTGTCTGTTGAGGCGGGTCTGCTTGGACCACTCGGTGAAGAAATCGGGCATATGTGGGCGACTTTAGGCATTTTTGCTGTCGGTTCACTTTTACTGACCTTTGGTCTTATTTTTGGACGTCCCCGGCTTGGTCTCATGTTCAAACAACCACGCTGGCAACTGACAGGGGGCATATTAGGCCCAATCTATGTCATTGCTTTAACTATAGCTACACCTCATATCGGCGTCGGTTTGACGATGGTCGGCATCTTATTGGGTCAAATTGCCACAAGTCTGGTGATTGATCATTGGGGCTTATTGGGTAGTCGTAAACGACGTGTAGATCAGTATCGCATTGCTGCACTTATCGCTGTTTTAGCTGCACTTTGGCTTATTCAATAA
- the dnaJ gene encoding molecular chaperone DnaJ: MAKRDYYEVLGVAKTASDDEIKKAYRKLAMKYHPDRNPDNPEAEDKFKEAAEAYEVLSDGEKRSMYDRMGHQAFEGGMGGGGGGFGGGFNAEDIFSQFGDIFGGAFGGGGGRQQQRARRGSDLRYVMELTLEEAVKGVKKTITFTAPVPCEPCGGKGSEKPNDVETCKTCHGAGQVRMQQGFFSVQQTCSTCRGQGKIIKNPCKSCHGSGVSDRQQTLEVTIPAGVDNGDRVRLTGKGEAIRDGQSGDLYVEVQVREHEIFQRDGADLYMDVPVSIADAALGKEIEIPTLEGRVSLKVPEGTQTGKLFRLRGKGVKPVRTSMQGDLLCRIVVETPVHLSARQRELLKELQASFEGEEGGKSSPKKKSFFDRLFD, from the coding sequence ATGGCTAAACGTGATTATTATGAGGTTTTGGGTGTCGCTAAAACCGCTAGTGATGATGAAATTAAAAAAGCCTACCGTAAGTTGGCGATGAAATATCATCCAGATCGAAACCCAGACAACCCAGAAGCCGAAGATAAATTTAAAGAAGCCGCAGAAGCCTATGAAGTGCTTTCTGATGGTGAAAAACGCAGCATGTACGACCGTATGGGCCATCAAGCCTTTGAAGGCGGTATGGGCGGCGGAGGCGGTGGCTTCGGTGGTGGTTTCAATGCAGAAGATATCTTCAGCCAGTTTGGTGATATTTTCGGTGGTGCATTCGGTGGTGGCGGTGGTCGTCAGCAACAACGTGCGCGCCGTGGGTCTGACTTACGTTATGTGATGGAACTCACCCTTGAAGAAGCCGTAAAGGGTGTGAAAAAAACCATTACCTTTACTGCACCTGTACCATGTGAACCATGTGGTGGTAAGGGCTCAGAAAAACCAAATGATGTTGAAACGTGTAAGACCTGTCATGGTGCGGGTCAAGTACGCATGCAACAAGGTTTCTTCTCTGTTCAGCAAACCTGTAGCACCTGTCGTGGTCAAGGTAAAATCATTAAGAACCCATGTAAATCATGTCATGGCTCTGGTGTTTCTGACCGTCAACAAACCTTGGAAGTGACTATTCCTGCAGGCGTAGACAATGGCGATCGCGTACGTTTAACTGGTAAAGGTGAAGCGATTCGTGATGGTCAATCAGGTGATTTATACGTTGAAGTTCAAGTGCGTGAGCATGAGATTTTCCAACGTGATGGCGCTGATTTGTATATGGATGTTCCTGTATCGATTGCGGATGCAGCTTTAGGTAAAGAAATTGAGATCCCGACTTTAGAAGGTCGTGTGAGCTTGAAAGTACCTGAAGGCACACAGACAGGTAAATTATTCCGCTTACGTGGTAAGGGCGTAAAACCTGTACGTACCAGTATGCAGGGTGATTTACTTTGCCGTATTGTGGTGGAGACACCTGTACATTTGTCTGCACGCCAACGTGAACTTTTAAAAGAACTTCAAGCATCATTTGAAGGGGAAGAAGGCGGTAAGTCTTCTCCAAAGAAAAAATCATTCTTTGATCGTCTATTTGACTGA
- a CDS encoding LysR family transcriptional regulator, which translates to MQLNALRYFAMVATTGSFAATAKHFQVPPSSVSRFISALEQELGQQLFYRNTRSVRLTEVGEKYYVQIRDVLDTLDIANEQVTGKASSVKGLVRVNTAVALGRLHISGMINKLQEKYPDLSVELILTDSFIDPVQEGVDIVIRIGALQNSALISRKVCDQQYVLCASPEYLKKYGRPETPQDLQKHICLVYKGLSGNQRWYFRQGSDDKPIVLEPQGALRSNHAEVLVSAALEGRGIVLFPTWIFDKHSFKQKKLMPLLPNWTATVDPHAAAIHLVSPENRIRSQKVRTVIDFILNEIGETPYWDNIF; encoded by the coding sequence ATGCAGCTTAATGCATTACGTTATTTTGCAATGGTCGCAACCACAGGCAGTTTTGCGGCAACAGCGAAGCACTTTCAAGTGCCTCCTTCGTCCGTGTCTAGATTCATATCAGCACTTGAACAAGAACTCGGACAGCAACTTTTTTATCGCAATACACGCTCCGTGCGACTGACAGAGGTTGGTGAGAAATATTATGTTCAAATTCGAGATGTTCTCGATACGCTTGATATTGCCAATGAACAGGTCACAGGTAAAGCGTCTAGTGTCAAAGGATTAGTCCGTGTAAATACAGCGGTTGCACTGGGTCGGCTGCACATTTCTGGCATGATCAATAAACTGCAAGAGAAATATCCTGATCTGTCAGTGGAATTGATCCTCACAGATAGCTTTATAGATCCTGTACAAGAGGGAGTAGACATTGTCATACGTATTGGCGCGTTGCAGAATTCCGCTTTAATTTCAAGAAAAGTTTGTGATCAGCAATATGTGTTATGTGCCAGTCCTGAATATCTTAAAAAATATGGCAGACCTGAAACGCCACAAGATCTACAAAAACATATATGTCTGGTCTATAAGGGACTCTCAGGGAATCAACGTTGGTATTTCCGTCAGGGCTCAGATGACAAGCCTATTGTATTAGAGCCGCAAGGTGCACTGAGGAGTAATCATGCAGAAGTCTTGGTTAGTGCTGCCTTAGAAGGACGCGGTATTGTATTGTTTCCGACGTGGATCTTTGACAAGCACAGCTTTAAACAGAAAAAGCTGATGCCACTACTGCCCAATTGGACAGCGACCGTCGATCCTCATGCTGCAGCCATTCATTTGGTCTCGCCAGAAAATAGAATTCGTTCACAAAAAGTGAGAACCGTGATTGATTTTATCTTGAATGAAATTGGAGAAACCCCGTATTGGGATAACATCTTTTAA
- a CDS encoding aminotransferase-like domain-containing protein: MGTALQFEYQLLAYSLAEKIRAGELVQGQRLCSIRQLALQHQVSLNTVKSCYALLEAQGWIEAKEKIGYFVKARVAQPELALPQHPDFQASARQVSNLELQIQIQNAAIDSRLIQLGSIQLSPNLIPIQALRRSVQRALKHAKPEDFLYSDRQGHLSLRQALSEHWAEDGFFIASSHIYISNGCMPALSVLLQNLTHVDDAVIVPTPNYNGQLQLLALLKRKIIEIPANTQGFDLARLEHAMQQPNAKACLLTANYQNPLGFCLSHEDKEKIAQLAAKYQCVVIEDDIYAECSHEPQRPLPIQYWDQAGYVVYCGSVSKSLSSAYRVGWFCLPERLKYLHPQFMLQNVSVNTPLQLGLTDLIHSRAYRQHLNQLKPILKKQLQDYRIFIHQAFMGVDIRINQPMGGYVLWIQMPESIDSLAMYTFAQQQGINIVPGMLFGEEARYNNCVRFNAGHELSEDICQAIQCLADWVKQQIN, translated from the coding sequence ATGGGTACAGCACTTCAATTCGAGTATCAACTTCTTGCTTATAGCCTTGCAGAAAAGATACGAGCAGGGGAATTGGTTCAGGGGCAACGACTCTGTTCAATTCGCCAACTTGCGTTGCAACATCAGGTCAGTCTCAATACAGTCAAAAGCTGTTATGCCTTACTTGAAGCACAAGGATGGATCGAAGCGAAGGAAAAAATTGGTTATTTTGTGAAAGCTCGAGTCGCTCAGCCTGAGCTTGCATTACCGCAGCATCCAGATTTTCAGGCATCGGCACGGCAAGTCTCAAATTTAGAACTACAAATTCAAATCCAAAATGCCGCGATTGACAGTCGACTGATTCAACTCGGTTCAATTCAATTGTCACCCAATCTTATTCCGATCCAAGCTTTGCGTCGTTCGGTGCAAAGAGCCTTAAAACATGCCAAGCCTGAGGACTTTTTATATAGCGATCGCCAAGGGCATTTGAGTTTACGCCAAGCCTTGTCTGAACATTGGGCAGAGGATGGCTTTTTTATTGCCAGTTCTCACATTTATATTAGTAATGGCTGTATGCCGGCCTTATCGGTGTTGTTACAAAATCTGACTCATGTCGATGATGCCGTGATTGTACCAACCCCAAATTATAATGGTCAGTTGCAACTCTTGGCATTGTTGAAGCGCAAGATCATTGAAATTCCTGCCAATACTCAAGGCTTTGATTTGGCTCGATTGGAACATGCCATGCAGCAACCCAATGCCAAAGCCTGTTTATTGACTGCAAATTATCAAAATCCTCTGGGTTTTTGCTTAAGCCATGAAGATAAAGAAAAAATCGCGCAACTGGCCGCGAAATATCAATGTGTGGTTATTGAAGATGATATTTATGCAGAATGCAGCCATGAGCCGCAGCGACCTTTGCCGATTCAATATTGGGATCAAGCGGGTTATGTGGTGTATTGCGGTTCAGTGTCAAAGTCATTGTCATCTGCCTATCGTGTTGGCTGGTTTTGCTTACCTGAACGTTTGAAATATCTGCACCCACAATTCATGCTGCAAAATGTGTCGGTGAATACGCCATTACAATTGGGACTCACAGATTTAATTCATAGTCGTGCCTATCGGCAACATTTAAATCAGTTGAAACCGATCTTAAAAAAACAACTGCAAGATTATCGAATTTTTATTCATCAAGCCTTTATGGGCGTAGATATCAGAATTAATCAGCCGATGGGTGGATATGTCCTTTGGATTCAAATGCCTGAATCTATCGACAGCCTTGCTATGTATACTTTTGCGCAGCAACAGGGGATTAATATTGTGCCCGGTATGTTATTTGGCGAGGAGGCACGTTATAACAATTGCGTGCGATTCAATGCGGGGCATGAATTATCAGAGGACATCTGCCAAGCAATTCAGTGCTTGGCAGACTGGGTAAAACAGCAAATCAATTAA
- a CDS encoding START domain-containing protein — MKKVIFMVCAVALSATVHAYSIDKAKLSLNKNNIKVWTFQNEKNPVFLYKAETTYNHPLEHAVSLILDIDNAVKWVPYMGSVKVLSRDDKKGDFTLYMVLDFPFPLKDRDLVVQGKMIKEANGQVTIKNKAIKNGYPLNPKYVRLTHYEGDWNFQKLAPNKVKVSTYGYANPEGSIPLTFVNMFVQQQPYQMLQKMKIQLSEQTQYSPLPEALK, encoded by the coding sequence ATGAAAAAAGTCATATTTATGGTTTGTGCTGTGGCGCTTTCTGCCACAGTGCATGCTTACTCGATTGATAAGGCAAAACTTAGTCTCAATAAAAACAATATTAAGGTATGGACCTTTCAAAATGAAAAGAATCCCGTCTTTTTATACAAAGCTGAAACCACCTATAACCATCCTTTAGAGCATGCCGTATCGCTCATTTTAGATATTGATAATGCAGTGAAATGGGTGCCGTATATGGGCAGTGTTAAAGTGCTTTCCCGTGATGATAAAAAGGGTGATTTCACTTTATATATGGTGCTTGATTTTCCATTTCCCTTAAAAGACCGTGATTTGGTCGTGCAAGGTAAAATGATTAAAGAAGCCAATGGTCAAGTGACCATTAAGAATAAAGCCATTAAAAATGGCTATCCACTGAATCCAAAGTATGTGCGACTAACCCATTATGAAGGGGATTGGAACTTCCAAAAATTAGCACCCAATAAAGTCAAAGTCTCGACCTACGGTTATGCCAATCCCGAAGGCTCGATTCCGCTTACTTTTGTAAACATGTTCGTGCAGCAACAGCCTTATCAAATGCTACAAAAAATGAAAATTCAACTCAGTGAGCAAACCCAATATTCACCCTTACCAGAGGCTTTAAAATAA
- the dapB gene encoding 4-hydroxy-tetrahydrodipicolinate reductase encodes MSATPRIGILGAGGRMGRILIQAVQEAGYQLAAAVERPESTLLGADAGELAGVGSLGVKVVGSLEEVVKECDVVIDFTAPAATVHHLKVCREHGVAIVIGTTGLNDEQKAYLEDCAKVSPVVYAANYSVGVNVSIKLLELASKVFGDTVDIEVIEAHHRHKVDAPSGTALMWGEAIADALGRDLKEDAVYCREGHTGPRERKSIGFQTIRGGDIVGEHTAMFIADGERVEITHKATNRMNFASGAVRAAAWVVGRDARKYDMKDVLGFNDIQV; translated from the coding sequence ATGTCAGCAACACCACGCATTGGTATTTTAGGTGCAGGCGGCCGTATGGGTCGTATTCTTATTCAAGCTGTACAAGAAGCAGGTTACCAACTTGCCGCAGCAGTAGAACGCCCTGAAAGCACCCTGTTAGGTGCAGATGCAGGCGAGCTAGCGGGTGTTGGCAGCTTAGGCGTAAAGGTTGTGGGCAGTTTAGAAGAAGTCGTGAAAGAGTGCGATGTTGTGATTGATTTCACCGCACCTGCGGCAACCGTACATCATTTAAAAGTGTGCCGTGAACATGGCGTTGCGATTGTGATTGGTACAACAGGTCTGAATGACGAACAAAAAGCGTATTTAGAAGACTGTGCCAAAGTAAGTCCTGTTGTCTATGCCGCAAACTATTCAGTTGGCGTAAACGTATCCATTAAACTATTAGAGCTTGCATCTAAAGTCTTTGGCGATACTGTTGATATTGAAGTGATTGAAGCACATCACCGTCATAAAGTGGATGCACCATCAGGTACAGCTTTAATGTGGGGCGAAGCAATTGCTGATGCATTGGGTCGTGACTTAAAAGAAGATGCTGTGTACTGCCGTGAAGGTCATACAGGTCCACGTGAGCGTAAGAGCATCGGTTTCCAAACCATCCGTGGTGGCGATATTGTCGGTGAACATACCGCGATGTTTATTGCCGATGGCGAACGTGTTGAAATCACACATAAAGCGACGAATCGTATGAACTTTGCGTCAGGTGCGGTACGTGCTGCAGCTTGGGTGGTTGGGCGTGATGCGCGTAAATATGACATGAAAGATGTCTTGGGTTTTAACGATATTCAAGTTTAA
- the ahr gene encoding NADPH-dependent aldehyde reductase Ahr gives MSTHTVHAYAAMSAGAALEPYQFDAGELKSHEVEVKVEYCGLCHSDLSVIQNDWGVSSYPVIAGHEIIGTVTALGSEAKGLKLGQRVGIGWTADSCQHCEPCLDGRQVQCATGSTPTIIGHAGGFADKVRAAWQWAIPLPDDLAPESAGPLLCGGITVFTPILQHQIQAIHHVGVIGIGGLGHIAIKLLKAWGCEITAFTSNLDKTEELKAMGADHVVNSRDSAAMKQLKNSFDLLLSTVNVTLDWPMLMNTLAPNGQLHMVGLPLEPMQISAGSLIGLSRGVTGSATGSPATLAQLLKFAARKNIAPQVEIYPMSHINEAIERLHSGKARYRIVLKADF, from the coding sequence ATGTCAACTCATACCGTTCATGCTTATGCTGCGATGTCTGCTGGTGCAGCCCTTGAGCCCTATCAATTTGATGCGGGTGAACTAAAATCTCACGAAGTTGAAGTTAAAGTCGAATATTGCGGTCTGTGTCATTCCGATTTATCGGTTATTCAAAATGATTGGGGTGTATCAAGCTATCCTGTCATTGCGGGTCATGAAATTATTGGCACAGTGACTGCACTCGGTTCAGAAGCCAAAGGCTTGAAACTCGGTCAACGTGTAGGTATTGGTTGGACAGCCGATAGCTGTCAGCACTGTGAGCCATGTTTAGATGGTCGCCAAGTCCAATGCGCGACAGGTTCAACACCGACGATTATTGGTCATGCCGGTGGTTTTGCAGATAAAGTCCGTGCTGCATGGCAATGGGCAATTCCACTTCCTGATGATTTAGCACCTGAAAGTGCAGGTCCCCTATTGTGTGGTGGGATTACGGTATTTACGCCAATTTTACAGCATCAAATTCAAGCGATTCATCATGTTGGTGTGATTGGCATTGGTGGTCTTGGGCACATTGCAATCAAACTGCTCAAAGCTTGGGGCTGCGAAATTACAGCGTTCACTTCAAATTTGGATAAAACTGAAGAATTGAAAGCCATGGGCGCAGATCATGTCGTCAATAGCCGTGATAGCGCTGCAATGAAACAACTTAAAAATAGTTTTGATTTATTGCTTTCAACCGTCAATGTGACTTTAGATTGGCCAATGCTGATGAATACTTTAGCGCCAAATGGTCAATTACATATGGTCGGCTTACCGCTCGAACCGATGCAAATTTCAGCAGGCTCACTGATTGGTTTATCACGTGGTGTGACCGGTTCAGCAACCGGTTCACCTGCAACCTTAGCGCAACTGCTTAAGTTTGCTGCGCGTAAGAACATTGCACCGCAAGTGGAAATCTATCCGATGTCACACATCAATGAAGCAATTGAGCGCCTACATTCGGGCAAAGCGCGCTATCGTATTGTGCTTAAAGCGGACTTTTAA
- a CDS encoding DMT family transporter has product MIYIMLFVVILAGAALCAQSSINGRLGSEVGVLESAWLTFVVGAMISFLIAFFFEPVHALNLFTAPRWQLTGAFFGVAYMLVIVFAMPRLGAAATTVAVISGQLLMSLLIDHFGWFQNAVIPLDSSRLAALILLAIALFFIYKSNVQAHTESEPH; this is encoded by the coding sequence ATGATTTACATCATGTTATTCGTGGTTATATTGGCGGGTGCAGCATTGTGCGCACAATCCTCTATTAATGGACGCTTAGGCTCAGAAGTTGGTGTGTTAGAAAGTGCATGGTTAACTTTTGTGGTGGGTGCAATGATCAGTTTCTTAATCGCTTTCTTTTTTGAACCTGTTCATGCACTTAATCTCTTTACTGCACCAAGATGGCAATTAACAGGGGCTTTTTTTGGTGTGGCATATATGCTGGTGATTGTATTTGCGATGCCAAGACTCGGAGCTGCAGCAACTACTGTGGCTGTCATTAGCGGACAACTCTTAATGAGTCTTCTAATTGATCACTTTGGATGGTTTCAAAATGCGGTCATCCCTCTAGATAGTTCAAGACTTGCTGCGCTGATACTGCTCGCTATTGCGCTCTTCTTTATCTATAAAAGTAATGTTCAAGCGCATACAGAATCTGAACCGCATTAG